In one Vicia villosa cultivar HV-30 ecotype Madison, WI unplaced genomic scaffold, Vvil1.0 ctg.001315F_1_1, whole genome shotgun sequence genomic region, the following are encoded:
- the LOC131634565 gene encoding AT-hook motif nuclear-localized protein 29-like, translating to MAHKEFASSSFPSNSNNDSLENNPDMFSIHLDNPLSRVGCNNEFTVSNTTTNTNNNDTLVMPLPSSTQPSFGRYVDQPSSGRYVDQPQDPPEDPTKSSSKKRMGRPLDSKNKPKPHIIIEEDTENFTELVGLEIPIGEDIVEYIIKYAQQRQANIIVSRGFRLISNVTILAPGSRDPLLPIEGPIHMTSLFGTYINPNCQCSPPQFIAHPTCSSFSIYFSSPNGYAFGGVVGGKITAASVIFINATISRKTTFHKANSTNRIV from the coding sequence ATGGCACACAAAGAATTTGCATCTTCTTCTTTTCCCTCAAACTCCAACAATGATTCCTTAGAAAACAACCCTGATATGTTTTCTATACATCTAGATAACCCTCTTTCTAGGGTGGGATGCAACAACGAGTTCACGGTCTCTAACACCACCACCAACACCAACAACAATGACACATTGGTCATGCCACTTCCATCATCTACACAACCGTCATTTGGTAGGTATGTGGATCAACCATCATCTGGTAGGTATGTTGATCAGCCTCAAGATCCACCGGAGGACCCTACCAAATCCTCATCCAAAAAGAGAATGGGTAGACCATTGGACTCTAAGAACAAGCCCAAACCACACATCATTATTGAGGAAGACACTGAAAACTTCACTGAGCTGGTAGGACTTGAGATCCCAATAGGAGAAGATATTGTAGAGTATATAATCAAATATGCTCAACAACGTCAAGCTAACATAATAGTGTCGAGGGGTTTCAGACTTATCTCTAATGTTACCATTCTTGCTCCAGGATCTCGTGACCCATTATTACCCATCGAAGGACCCATACATATGACATCTTTATTTGGAACATATATAAATCCAAATTGTCAATGTTCTCCTCCACAGTTCATAGCTCATCCAACATGTTCCTCTTTTTCCATATACTTCTCTAGTCCTAATGGATATGCGTTTGGAGGAGTTGTTGGTGGAAAGATTACTGCTGCTAGTGTTATTTTTATTAATGCCACTATTTCTAGGAAAACAACGTTCCACAAGGCGAACTCCACCAATAGAATTGTTTGA